In Prionailurus viverrinus isolate Anna chromosome F2, UM_Priviv_1.0, whole genome shotgun sequence, the sequence CCTCCGAGAGTAGAAAGCAACTGAGTCTCTCCCGGAAGGAGGAGACATTCTAGATGTCCACCACCCATGAAAGACCTGAGTGAAGGCACTCGGATGGGAAGGACAAAACAGCCTCTGGAACCTGGAGGCCTCGGGCAGGGACCTCCCCTTTCCTAAAGTAAAAATGAGTGTGAACAGTTTATGCAATGCCGGGTAACTTTTCatgtcaaaatttttttctaatgtctattcatttctgagagagtgtgaacagggtaggggcagagagagaaggggacagaggatctgaagtgggctctgcattgacatcAGAGCACGGTGTGGGATTCACACTCACGAACGTGAGATCAATCCTGActcgagccaaagttggatgctcaacctgctgagccacccaggtgtccatcgTGTCAAATTCTTGGGTGCTGTCCCTGAAATTTTAGTTAAATcccctccaggggcgcctgggtggctcagtcggttaggcgtccgacttcggctcaggtcacgatctcgcggtcggtgagctcgagccccgcgtcgggctctgtgccaaccgctcagagcctggagcctgtttcagattctgtgtctccctctctctctgaccctcccccgttcatgctctgtctctctctgtctcaaaaataaacgttaaaaaaaaaaaaaaatcccctccaAATACTCCAAAAACAACCTGTGAGTTCATACTTGATGAGGCCATTCAAACCATGTATTTGTAAGCAACCAGCCATAGCCGGCTCAGCATGAAGGGGTCAGTAGAATTACATAGTGAGAGATCCCCAAAGGGAGAACCAGGACCACTAAATCCCAGGGACGTCCCCCCCCCCGCGATGATTGTCCTTCCACTGCCAACATCAGAGGATATGGGTTAGTGAACGAGCTTCCGGGCCCAACTTTAAATTCTTTCAACAGAGGCATGAACTTTGCACATTGTGCTCCTTTGTGCCTTTTTCAGTTCCCATTCCCAAACTTTCGTCCTTTTGGCAAGCTCTTACTCATTATTCATGTTCCCGGTTCAAACATCATGTTCTCTAGGCAACCTACCCGGACacttcctcttcttccaaaaCTGTGCTCCTTTAGAACAGGGTCTGCCTTCAGTTACGGTGCCTGGCAATACAGAAACAGAACACGGACTCAATAAAGGTTAGTGGAACGAGCAAAAAAGctactttgctttttcctttaaatatattttttcggGGTGGCAGGGTGGCTCAGACAGGTAAGTGtcccactctggatttcagctcaggtcatgatctcaagcccagcatctggctctgcgctgacaagtGTGGAATccgctggggattctctctctgtccctctcccattcgtgcacgctctctctcaaaatacacttcttaggggcgcctgggtggcggagtcggttaagcgtccgacttcagccaggtcacgatctcgcggtctgtgagttcgagccccgcgtcaggctctgggctgatggctcggagcctggagcctgtttccgattctgtgtctccctctctctctgcccctcccccgttcatgctctgtctctctctgtcccaaaaataaataaacgttgaaaaaaaaaattaaaaaaaaaatacacttcttaaaaaacctattttttcAATAGGTAATTCAGAACACCGCAAAAAAGTTCAAGCTGCACatgaaaaattcagagaaaactCTTTCCTCCATTCCCATCCGTCCTCCCCTTGGAACCAGTTGTGTTTCCTCTGTGTGACTACCCACATAAGGGTATTTCagtgttttcttgcctttttattttttctaacacAATGGTAGAAATATACGCGTTatctataaaacaataaaatacaatttatatacGGACATATTTAGCATATAATTGTTACACTGAATATCTTCTATATAAATACTACACAGAATATAAACATACACGTATACACCGATTTCTGTGCCGTGTTTTTGCTTGTCAGGCTTTGTTCTAAGAGCCGTAATATTCCACCATAGGGGCATACCATAATTTTCTTCACATTGTCTAATTCACAAAAAATTCCACTTTCACTGTCAGGCCCCCGACCCCCAGACGGAAATACCGTCGCCCTTCCACCCACCCCGGCGGCTCCCGCGTTCTCAAAACACCTTTCCACAGGCCCAAAGCCGGGCCCGGCACGGAACGCGACCTCCGCCTTCCCACAACGTGCCCCGCGCCCCCACCGCAGGGCGGAAGGACGCGGCGCCCATGCGCGGCGCGGCGACGGAACCGAACCTtccacttccctcccctccccctgggtCTCCCGGCCGCCGGGGTCGCCCGCTCAAACGTGCCTGAACGACCGGCGCCCGGCCTTTCCCGGCTCGGGGCGGACCGGGAAGACGGGCGCGGCCGGCTCGGCGCTGGGCGGGGCtccggcggggcggggcggggctctgGCTGGGCGGGGCTCCGGCCGGCGGGGCGCGGCCGGCGTGCGGggctcctcctctttcctccggCGGCGCCGGCGGCCGCAGCACTTCCGGGTCGACGCGGAGGCGGGGCGGAGGCGCCGCGGCGGCTGTTATTGTTCGAGGGAGCTCGGTCGGGTGCTGTCTCAATCGGCTCTGCGAGTGTCAGTTTGTCCGGCTTCCTCTCGGCCCCTCACTCCCGGCGGCTGACCGTGACGGCTGCAGCGGGCGGGGCCTGGCGTTTCGAGGCCGAGCGGCGCCGGGGTGAGGGgcgcggaggaggaggaggagcagtaGCAGGAGGAGGAGCCGTGTGCCCTGGCACCGAGCGGCCGCGGCCATGGCGTACGCCTATCTCTTCAAGTACATCATCATCGGCGACACAGGTGAGGGCCTGGGGCGCGGCCGGGCGGGTGTCGGCGGCCTCCGGGCCCGGGCTCAGGGGTAAACGGCGTCTGGCAGCGGCGCGGGCGCCAACGCCGCCCGGCGCCTCCCTCCCGGCCGCGCCGCTCCATTTCCGCAGTGCTGGAGCTGGTGACGTGGGCACTGCGAGCGGCCGCGGCCTGGCCAGGCCCGGGCCGCGGCCCCCGCCCCGGGCTGCCCTGCAGTCGGGGGCCTCGGCAGCCGTTTGCGACTCAAGATCTGGGAACGGGCCCAGCCGAGGGCCGCCAGGGCCCGACTTAGATGATTGCACTCTTTCGCCGCCCCTCACCTTGGGCCTCTTCGCCGCCCtcgggagagaaaaagggaggcagaggaggtgaTGGGAGGAGGGTCTTGGGTTTCCTGATCGGTCCCACCTTCTTCAGCCTACATGCATCTGTCAGGGGCTGGGCAAACTGCTGGTGCTGTGGGACAGCcagctgagaaagagagaacagaacatttttttttaatttgttttttttttttaacactctcAAATCCCAAGTCAGAGTAAGTCACGTTCCATTACCTGGGCGGCTGGGGAATCCCTTTCGAGGTCATTAAAGCGTGAAAGTTCTGTCGACTTTTGCCACGTGTAAACTGGGGTTATCTGATAGTGATGCAAGGCCGTTCAGTGCTCTGGGTGTGTGCTTGcgtgcgtgtgcctgtgtgtgtcaGGGACACTGATTTCTTGGGTATATCAGGGGCGGGGTCACGACTGCCAATTTTCAGATGACCTGATGTACATTTGAAGCAGAAAGAAATTCAGCTATTTTCACTTGAAATAACCTCCGAGTATATTTCACGGACAAATAAACTcgtaaaatatttgttaatcctTGTGATTTTGGCATTACTTTGAATCTAATAATAAAACCAAGGCTTGTTCAGGTGTTATAACTATTTATATACCAGAGTCTGATTTCAGTGAGGACTCTTGCACAACTTTGGGCCCTTTGCACAACTTTGGAAATGTAAGCAGCAGTTTGTGGTTGCACTAGTGATGTAGCAAATTCACTTAGACAAGAAGCATGTTGATTGTGGCCTAAAAGAAAAACTTGCTGCTGTAAATACTCCTTTTTAGCAAGATCTTTTGATATGTGTCTTTACGGAGTCTGGATGGTTTTCTGTGTAAAGTCCTGGGTAGAGCAGTGTTTTGCAAATGCTCAGTAGCAAgtttacatacttttaaaaagctgtcGCGTATTTTGAAGGAGAAGTAATTGGGTCCAACACCTagtggaaaatttttatttaggctGTAAACCCAAGTTGGAGAGGAAGTAACTATATGAATGCGAGAAGTAGAAAGAAGAGTGATTATGGACATTTAGCATATTAGCAAATTAGCCTTTGCAGGTTGCCTTCCTTCAgcttatttattgagcatctactgtgcGTGGGGTGTTGTGCTGGGAGTCGTGGAGC encodes:
- the LOC125156172 gene encoding translation initiation factor IF-2-like, translating into MAAAARCQGTRLLLLLLLLLLLRAPHPGAARPRNARKPDKLTLAEPIETAPDRAPSNNNSRRGASAPPPRRPGSAAAAGAAGGKRRSPARRPRPAGRSPAQPEPRPAPPEPRPAPSRPRPSSRSAPSRERPGAGRSGTVTEGRPCSKGAQFWKKRKCPA